One window of Candidatus Nitrospira kreftii genomic DNA carries:
- a CDS encoding hypothetical protein (conserved protein of unknown function) has translation MVEGHVCGSDGSAVSNVNVLVKDTKISYGQVVRTDGDGYYKATFHLHNDNLGDPLLVEVRGEQQHLKVDFDPKDLESERRIQVNFGTGCDANGPPVWLWWGGGAVVVAVGSAIGMKLVRSQRRQERGKGKWQSKRKS, from the coding sequence ATGGTTGAAGGACATGTGTGCGGATCTGACGGAAGTGCGGTTTCGAACGTCAACGTACTTGTCAAAGACACAAAAATTTCGTATGGGCAGGTTGTGAGGACGGATGGAGATGGGTACTACAAGGCAACCTTCCATCTGCACAACGACAATCTCGGAGATCCCCTCCTTGTAGAAGTCAGGGGGGAGCAGCAGCATCTGAAAGTTGACTTCGATCCGAAAGACCTTGAAAGTGAGCGAAGGATCCAAGTTAATTTTGGAACTGGTTGCGATGCGAATGGGCCTCCCGTCTGGCTTTGGTGGGGAGGGGGGGCCGTAGTGGTTGCAGTAGGTAGTGCGATTGGAATGAAGCTTGTCCGTTCTCAGCGGAGGCAGGAGCGGGGCAAGGGCAAATGGCAAAGTAAGCGTAAATCATAA